One window of the Niallia circulans genome contains the following:
- the gpmI gene encoding 2,3-bisphosphoglycerate-independent phosphoglycerate mutase: MSKSPVALIILDGFALRSERMGNAVAQANKPNFDKYWNSYPHATLVASGEAVGLPEGQMGNSEVGHLNIGAGRIVYQSLTRVNLSIREGEFYKNETFVNAIKHVKEKGKNLHLFGLLSDGGVHSHIEHMFALLRLAKEEGVENVYIHGILDGRDVGQKTAEKYIKATQEKIAEYGVGEFATISGRYYSMDRDKRWDRVEKSYRAMVYGEGPAYSDPLQVVEDNYNNGIFDEFVLPSVITKENGEPVATIEDEDAVIFYNFRPDRAIQISNTFTNEDFRSFDRGEKHPKNLYFVCLTHFSETVNGYVAFKPTNLDNTLGEVLAQNGLTQLRIAETEKYPHVTFFMSGGREAEFPGEKRILINSPKVATYDLKPEMSAYEVTDALLKEIEADNFDAIILNFANPDMVGHSGMLEPTIKAIETVDECLGKIITLIEQKGGKAIITADHGNSDEVVTLEGKPMTAHTTNPVPVIVTDKNAELRTDGILGDLAPTMLDLLGVEKPAEMTGTSIIKK, translated from the coding sequence ATGAGTAAATCTCCAGTAGCTTTAATCATTTTAGATGGTTTTGCTTTAAGAAGTGAACGCATGGGTAATGCGGTAGCACAAGCAAATAAGCCTAATTTCGATAAATATTGGAATTCTTATCCTCATGCTACTTTAGTAGCTAGCGGGGAAGCTGTTGGTCTTCCAGAAGGACAAATGGGTAACTCTGAAGTTGGACATTTGAATATCGGTGCCGGCCGGATCGTATATCAAAGTTTAACAAGAGTAAATCTGTCTATAAGAGAAGGCGAATTTTATAAAAACGAAACTTTTGTTAATGCAATTAAGCATGTAAAAGAAAAAGGCAAAAATCTTCATTTATTCGGATTATTATCCGATGGTGGAGTTCATAGCCACATTGAGCATATGTTTGCACTTCTTCGTTTAGCTAAAGAAGAAGGAGTAGAAAATGTATACATTCACGGTATCTTAGATGGCCGAGACGTCGGTCAAAAGACTGCTGAAAAATATATTAAAGCTACACAAGAAAAAATCGCTGAATACGGTGTAGGTGAATTTGCTACTATTTCTGGACGCTACTATTCTATGGATAGAGATAAGCGTTGGGACCGAGTAGAAAAATCATACCGCGCAATGGTATATGGAGAAGGACCAGCATATTCTGATCCATTACAAGTAGTGGAAGATAACTACAATAACGGAATCTTTGATGAGTTCGTGCTTCCATCTGTTATCACAAAAGAGAACGGCGAACCAGTTGCAACGATTGAAGATGAAGATGCTGTAATTTTTTATAACTTCCGTCCTGACCGTGCTATTCAAATTTCGAATACATTCACAAATGAGGACTTCCGTTCATTTGATCGTGGAGAAAAACATCCAAAAAATCTTTACTTTGTATGTTTAACTCATTTTAGTGAAACAGTAAATGGGTATGTTGCATTCAAGCCAACAAACCTTGATAACACTTTAGGGGAAGTTCTTGCACAAAATGGCTTGACTCAGCTTCGTATTGCGGAAACGGAAAAATATCCACATGTTACATTCTTTATGAGCGGTGGACGTGAAGCAGAGTTCCCTGGTGAAAAACGTATTTTGATCAATTCACCAAAAGTGGCAACTTATGATTTAAAACCTGAAATGAGTGCATATGAAGTAACAGATGCGCTATTGAAGGAAATTGAGGCAGATAATTTTGATGCAATTATTCTAAACTTCGCAAACCCTGATATGGTTGGGCACTCCGGAATGCTTGAACCAACAATCAAAGCGATTGAAACAGTGGATGAATGTTTAGGAAAAATTATCACTTTAATTGAACAAAAAGGTGGTAAAGCTATTATCACTGCTGACCATGGTAACTCTGATGAAGTGGTAACACTTGAAGGAAAACCAATGACAGCACATACAACAAATCCAGTACCTGTTATCGTAACAGATAAAAATGCTGAATTACGTACAGATGGTATTTTAGGAGATTTAGCTCCTACAATGTTAGATTTATTAGGTGTTGAAAAGCCAGCAGAAATGACTGGGACATCTATTATTAAAAAATAA